Proteins from a single region of Trichoderma asperellum chromosome 3, complete sequence:
- a CDS encoding uncharacterized protein (EggNog:ENOG41~TransMembrane:1 (o15-33i)) — MSYLLPLIERSRNSAVNAAVSAVALAALANIRLSPKTMLKAQQEYTTALSKTNLALKDPSMCKTDGILAAVVMLGMFEVMTCTDGSFIDRWVNHMEGATKLIELRGSAQLSRQEGLDLFTQLRAQVGIIRIYQERYSSSVFTNLTEDIHLDRNPDDQIIDQLFIAITRLTDFCANIKNRHIVEPKEIIGTALKIDAELVSLMISVPPLWRYDTVKVPMLDGKPITQAFWGNSYHIYHSIYASSMWNNYRSARIIIQELIINAVKDLESITNDNIGYPQRSNLTNQARQTCLQLVEDICASVPYNLGMEIEDSGHLGSSAPGASVGHGLDIGATLSSFQITGAGGLTIMWPLLVAGNSPIACGDLRKWIAICLDKIGHSMGINQALAMSKLIQDGVQSRVFLSPEYQSQPYKS, encoded by the exons ATGTCATATCTTTTGCCACTCATCGAGAGATCACGAAATTCGGCAGTCAATGCCGCAGTAAGCGCCGTCGCATTAGCGGCCCTGGCAAATATTCGACTGTCTCCCAAGACCATGCTGAAGGCACAACAGGAGTATACTACGGCCTTGTCTAAAACCAATCTAGCCCTGAAGGACCCATCCATGTGCAAGACAGATGGTATACTGGCAGCGGTAGTTATGCTTGGCATGTTTGAA GTCATGACATGTACTGATGGCTCATTTATCGATCGTTGGGTGAATCACATGGAAGGCGCAACAAAGTTAATAGAGCTTCGCGGATCAGCGCAACTTTCTCGGCAGGAGGGGCTGGATTTATTCACTCAGTTACGTGCTCAAGTG GGCATCATTCGAATATACCAGGAACGATACAGCTCGTCGGTTTTTACTAACCTAACCGAAGATATCCATCTAGATCGGAATCCTGATGATCAAATCATAGACCAACTTTTCATTGCGATTACTCGGTTAACAGACTTTTGCGCCAACATAAAGAATAGACATATCGTCGAGCCCAAGGAGATCATTGGCACAGCTCTAAAAATCGACGCGGAATTGGTATCACTGATGATCAGCGTGCCTCCTTTGTGGAGATACGATACGGTTAAGGTTCCAATGCTCGATGGAAAGCCCATAACCCAGGCTTTTTGGGGTAATAGTTACCACATCTATCACAGCATTTACGCAAGTAGCATGTGGAATAACTACCGCTCAGCTCGTATCATTATTCAGGAACTTATCATCAACGCCGTCAAGGATCTAGAAAGTATCACAAACGATAACATTGGCTACCCACAACGTAGCAACTTGACAAATCAAGCCAGACAGACTTGTCTTCAACTGGTAGAAGATATCTGTGCTAGCGTACCATACAACTTGGGCATGGAAATAGAAGACTCTGGACACTTGGGATCTTCTGCTCCAGGCGCTTCTGTTGGCCATGGGTTAGATATTGGGGCTACTCTATCATCCTTTCAAATTACCGGGGCAGGCGGCCTCACCATTATGTGGCCGCTCTTGGTTGCTGGGAACTCCCCAATCGCGTGCGGCGATCTTCGCAAATGGATTGCAATCTGTCTGGACAAAATTGGTCATTCTATGGGCATTAATCAAGCGCTGGCTATGTCTAAATTGATACAAGATGGGGTTCAGTCAAGGGTGTTCCTATCGCCAGAATATCAATCTCAGCCCTACAAATCATAG
- a CDS encoding uncharacterized protein (EggNog:ENOG41): MDATEGYEQSVGPAGGLVKVVLVIRGVAASKKLVSMTGTQIVVETPVTNVDLNELTSVHPEWRSAFWNVIHVVEWLEPMRYDHLQHTTNELLKLLDPLKKLSPGGGAYVNEAHYLEPNWQQAYYGSHHGKLLAVKNHYDPTYIFYCFKCVGWRGEKDYEFNSEHTAYRLRE; the protein is encoded by the exons ATGGATGCCACTGAAGGATATGAACAGTCAGTAGGACCTGCTGGTGGCTTGGTCAAGGTGGTGTT AGTTATTCGGGGCGTCGCAGCGTCGAAGAAGCTGGTTAGCATGACAGGCACCCAGATCGTGGTAGAAACCCCAGTCACTAATGTCGATCTTAATGAGTTGACGTCCGTTCATCCAGAATGGCGAAGCGCGTTCTGGAATGTAATCCATGTTGTAGAGTGGCTGGAGCCGATGAGGTATGATCATCTGCAGCATACTACCAACGAGCTTTTGAAGCTGTTAGATCCTTTGAAGAAACTGAGCCCTGGTGGTGGCGCCTATGTGAATGAAGCCCACTATTTAGAGCCAAATTGGCAGCAGGCGTATTATGGTTCGCATCATGGAAAGCTCTTGGCTGTTAAGAATCACTATGACCCAACTTATATCTTCTATTGCTTCAAATGCGTTGGGTGGAGGGGCGAGAAAGA TTATGAGTTCAATAGCGAGCATACAGCATACCGCCTGCGTGAATGA
- a CDS encoding uncharacterized protein (EggNog:ENOG41), whose protein sequence is MTRQITVIGATGIQGGSVIRALLKDTTYSLTAITRNKSSDMAKKLASDGVRIIEADLDDVASLQVAFAGTSIIFASTNFFELFVKRGNEEAIEIETRQGINIAKAAAATPTLEHFVWSTLPDAGRISGGQFAVPHFVSKNRVNDFIKADSALLQLTTFLWVSTYASNMNYPFYQPFPIPTAGKPRYIQIQPTPASVQFPLVGDATVNIGLFVRAIIEQPGKTLGGKFVYGVTDIMTAGEMLATWASAHGVEAEYVQVDKETYYNLWPQWGRAMVKMHEYLEWAKESSFSGEDVVLSKEDLGIIGLRDTRTAFAKMN, encoded by the coding sequence ATGACCAGGCAAATCACAGTTATTGGCGCCACAGGCATCCAAGGGGGGTCTGTCATTAGAGCCCTGTTGAAAGACACCACCTACTCGCTGACAGCCATCACACGAAATAAATCAAGCGACATGGCGAAAAAACTTGCCTCAGATGGCGTTCGTATCATTGAGGCTGATCTCGATGATGTCGCCTCCCTCCAGGTTGCGTTTGCTGGCACGTCCATCATTTTTGCCTCCACCAATTTCTTTGAGCTGTTCGTCAAGCGCGGTAACGAAGAAGCCATCGAAATTGAGACAAGACAAGGCATCAACAttgccaaagctgcagctgcgacaCCAACCCTAGAGCACTTTGTCTGGTCGACTCTTCCCGATGCTGGCCGCATCAGCGGTGGCCAGTTTGCTGTCCCTCATTTCGTGAGCAAGAACAGGGTCAACGACTTTATTAAAGCGGACTCGGCGCTCCTCCAACTGACGACATTCCTCTGGGTCTCCACTTACGCTTCAAATATGAACTACCCATTCTATCAACCGTTTCCGATTCCAACAGCCGGGAAACCCCGGTACATCCAGATCCAACCAACTCCAGCATCTGTGCAATTCCCGCTTGTTGGCGATGCAACTGTAAATATTGGACTCTTCGTGCGTGCAATCATCGAGCAACCTGGCAAGACTCTTGGCGGCAAATTTGTCTACGGCGTCACCGACATTATGACGGCTGGAGAGATGCTTGCGACGTGGGCATCGGCACATGGCGTTGAAGCAGAGTACGTGCAGGTAGACAAAGAGACATATTATAACCTGTGGCCGCAATGGGGTAGAGCGATGGTCAAGATGCATGAGTACCTTGAGTGGGCTAAGGAGAGTAGTTTCTCAGGCGAAGACGTTGTCCTCTCCAAGGAAGACCTTGGCATTATTGGGCTTAGGGACACGCGAACTGCGTTTGCTAAGATGAATTAA